The following proteins come from a genomic window of Actinomarinicola tropica:
- a CDS encoding Rv0909 family putative TA system antitoxin produces the protein MGFMDDAMKKVKKAKDQATKAVADNEDKIDGAIDKVAGAADGKLKGKHRDKVAKAADAAKKGVDKIAGDKGGEGGGGGAPGAR, from the coding sequence ATGGGCTTCATGGACGACGCGATGAAGAAGGTCAAGAAGGCCAAGGACCAGGCCACCAAGGCCGTCGCGGACAACGAGGACAAGATCGACGGCGCGATCGACAAGGTGGCCGGCGCCGCCGACGGCAAGCTCAAGGGCAAGCACCGCGACAAGGTCGCCAAGGCCGCCGATGCCGCGAAGAAGGGCGTCGACAAGATCGCCGGCGACAAGGGCGGCGAGGGCGGTGGTGGCGGGGCGCCCGGCGCCCGCTGA
- a CDS encoding steroid 3-ketoacyl-CoA thiolase — protein MNEVVIVDAVRSPIGRRNGGLSTIHPADLLGAVQSELIERVGIDPTEIGQVVGGCVSQVGEQTFNVARTAWLSAGLPLSVAATTVDAQCGSSQQATNLATALVAGGVVDAAVACGVEVMSRVPIGAPMRTDFGRPTPNSYFGQYEMTSQFEGAERIADKWGISRQDTDEFGLLSQQRAIQAWEESRFDTQIVPIDAPDVDEEGKPTGTTHRVEKDEGLRETTLEKLATLKPVAREDGVHTAGSSSQISDGAGAVLLMTREKADALGLTPRARIVDTCNVGVDPVLMLTGPIDATQHLMSRTGLTMADMDVSEVNEAFASVVLAWAKECGADLDKVNPNGGAIALGHPLGGTGAILLTKALHELERIDGEHALVTMCCGGGLGTGTIIQRI, from the coding sequence ATGAACGAAGTCGTCATCGTCGACGCCGTGCGCAGCCCCATCGGGCGGCGCAACGGCGGCCTGTCCACCATCCACCCCGCCGACCTGCTCGGCGCCGTGCAGTCCGAGCTCATCGAGCGGGTCGGCATCGACCCGACCGAGATCGGCCAGGTCGTCGGCGGATGCGTCAGCCAGGTCGGCGAGCAGACCTTCAACGTCGCCCGCACGGCGTGGCTCTCCGCTGGCCTCCCGCTGTCGGTCGCCGCCACCACGGTCGACGCCCAGTGCGGCTCGTCCCAGCAGGCCACCAACCTCGCCACCGCGCTCGTCGCCGGCGGCGTGGTCGACGCCGCGGTGGCCTGCGGCGTCGAGGTCATGAGCCGGGTGCCCATCGGCGCGCCGATGCGCACCGACTTCGGCCGGCCCACGCCCAACAGCTACTTCGGCCAGTACGAGATGACCTCCCAGTTCGAGGGCGCGGAGCGCATCGCCGACAAGTGGGGCATCTCCCGCCAGGACACCGACGAGTTCGGCCTCCTCTCCCAGCAGCGGGCCATCCAGGCGTGGGAGGAGAGCCGCTTCGACACCCAGATCGTCCCCATCGACGCCCCCGACGTCGACGAGGAGGGCAAGCCCACCGGCACCACCCACCGGGTCGAGAAGGACGAGGGCCTGCGCGAGACCACGCTCGAGAAGCTGGCCACGCTCAAGCCGGTGGCCCGCGAGGACGGTGTCCACACCGCCGGGTCGTCCTCCCAGATCTCCGACGGCGCCGGCGCCGTCCTGCTGATGACCCGCGAGAAGGCCGACGCCCTGGGCCTCACCCCGCGGGCGCGCATCGTCGACACCTGCAACGTCGGCGTCGACCCGGTGCTCATGCTCACCGGGCCGATCGACGCCACCCAGCACCTCATGTCCCGCACCGGCCTCACCATGGCCGACATGGACGTGAGCGAGGTCAACGAGGCCTTCGCCTCGGTCGTGCTCGCCTGGGCCAAGGAGTGCGGCGCCGACCTCGACAAGGTCAACCCCAACGGCGGCGCCATCGCCCTCGGTCACCCGCTCGGCGGCACCGGCGCCATCCTGCTCACCAAGGCGCTGCACGAGCTCGAGCGCATCGACGGCGAGCACGCCCTCGTCACCATGTGCTGCGGCGGCGGCCTGGGCACCGGCACCATCATCCAGCGGATCTGA
- the mca gene encoding mycothiol conjugate amidase Mca, which translates to MARPVILTVHAHPDDESSKGAPTIAKYRAAGAHTVLVCCTGGEEGSILNPAMDTEEVRADIAGVRERELDLAASVIGYEVVERLGYRDSGMAGEPSNDHPDCFWKADLDEAIGRLVAVIRRERPQVVVTYSDDQRGYEHPDHLRVHDITVPAFERAADPEWYPEAGEPWQPLKLYYTTWSRARMVAMHEKYLELGLESPFAERFLDTERRPDQDHRITTQVPVDGYMDARTEGLLAHATQVDPESPFWFGLPRDVANSVHPYDDYILARSLVESAVPEDDLFAGIPDLDWEPLS; encoded by the coding sequence ATGGCCCGCCCCGTCATCCTCACGGTCCACGCCCACCCCGACGACGAGTCGTCGAAGGGCGCACCGACCATCGCGAAGTACCGCGCCGCCGGCGCCCACACCGTGCTCGTGTGCTGCACCGGCGGGGAGGAGGGCTCGATCCTCAACCCGGCGATGGACACCGAGGAGGTGCGCGCCGACATCGCCGGGGTCCGCGAGCGCGAGCTCGACCTCGCGGCGTCGGTCATCGGTTACGAGGTCGTCGAGCGGCTCGGCTACCGCGACTCGGGCATGGCCGGCGAGCCCTCGAACGACCACCCCGACTGCTTCTGGAAGGCCGACCTCGACGAGGCGATCGGCCGCCTGGTGGCGGTCATCCGCCGGGAGCGCCCGCAGGTCGTCGTCACCTACTCCGACGACCAGCGGGGCTACGAGCACCCCGACCACCTGCGGGTGCACGACATCACCGTCCCGGCGTTCGAGCGGGCCGCCGACCCGGAGTGGTACCCCGAGGCGGGGGAGCCCTGGCAGCCGCTGAAGCTGTACTACACGACCTGGTCGCGGGCCCGCATGGTGGCCATGCACGAGAAGTACCTGGAGCTCGGGCTCGAGTCGCCCTTCGCCGAGCGCTTCCTCGACACCGAGCGCCGCCCGGACCAGGACCACCGCATCACCACCCAGGTGCCCGTCGACGGCTACATGGACGCCCGCACCGAGGGGCTCCTGGCCCACGCCACCCAGGTCGACCCCGAGTCGCCGTTCTGGTTCGGGCTGCCCCGGGACGTGGCCAACTCGGTCCACCCCTACGACGACTACATCCTCGCCCGGTCGCTCGTGGAGTCCGCGGTGCCCGAGGACGACCTGTTCGCCGGCATCCCCGACCTCGACTGGGAGCCGCTGTCGTGA
- a CDS encoding thermonuclease family protein, giving the protein MTSRLPLRAAILVVAVFVAVALLVLRPDGDAADPVPAGHGRVVDVVDGDTLRLDIGGEEETVRLLGIDTPEVRHPTRPVECYGAEASDRLAALTPPGAVLRLERDEEARDHYGRLLLYVHATAADGSEIFVNRQMVLEGAAVALAIDPNDAHRDVLADAERQARDAERGLWGACGGPGVPVDPLSDR; this is encoded by the coding sequence ATGACCTCCCGCCTCCCACTGCGCGCCGCGATCCTGGTCGTCGCCGTCTTCGTCGCCGTGGCGCTGCTCGTGCTCCGCCCCGACGGCGACGCCGCCGATCCTGTTCCCGCCGGCCACGGGCGCGTGGTCGACGTGGTCGACGGCGACACCCTGCGACTCGACATCGGCGGGGAGGAGGAGACGGTCCGCCTGCTCGGCATCGACACGCCCGAGGTCCGCCACCCGACCCGGCCGGTCGAGTGCTACGGCGCCGAGGCCAGCGACCGCCTCGCCGCGCTGACACCACCGGGAGCGGTCCTCCGGCTCGAGCGCGACGAGGAGGCGCGCGACCACTACGGCCGGCTCCTCCTCTACGTCCACGCCACCGCCGCCGACGGCTCCGAGATCTTCGTCAACCGGCAGATGGTGCTCGAGGGGGCCGCGGTGGCCCTCGCCATCGATCCCAACGACGCCCACCGCGACGTGCTCGCGGACGCCGAGCGCCAGGCACGCGACGCCGAACGTGGTCTGTGGGGTGCCTGCGGCGGCCCCGGCGTGCCCGTCGATCCGCTGTCGGACCGCTAG
- a CDS encoding LLM class F420-dependent oxidoreductase, with translation MTVPFGGVPLHAQREWFEELVDLGYTDAWSAESDGADGFTPLALASVWAPTLRLGTAIIPAFTRGPACMAQSVGSLAQAAPGRFAIGLGSSSNVIVEGWNGIPFEEPYQQVQAMVRFLRDAMTGEKVTRDYGRFSVRSFRLGVVPPEPVPILVAALREGMLRLAGREGDGAILNWLSPADVAQVTPHVAEGAARSTRESDTGEREIAARIFVIPNPDAEVARGAARRMIAAYLNVPVYASFHEWLGRGDDLKPMWDLWSAGDRKAALDAIPDHVVDDLVVHGDPAACRETIAAYVENGVTTPVLAVLPFGVDMRESIRALSPSAGS, from the coding sequence ATGACCGTCCCGTTCGGCGGGGTGCCGCTGCACGCCCAGCGGGAGTGGTTCGAGGAGCTCGTCGACCTCGGGTACACCGACGCCTGGTCCGCGGAGAGCGACGGCGCCGACGGCTTCACGCCCCTGGCCCTCGCCTCGGTGTGGGCCCCGACGCTCCGGCTCGGCACGGCGATCATCCCGGCCTTCACCCGCGGCCCCGCCTGCATGGCGCAGTCCGTGGGGTCCCTCGCCCAGGCGGCGCCCGGGCGCTTCGCGATCGGCCTCGGGTCGTCCTCGAACGTCATCGTCGAGGGGTGGAACGGCATCCCGTTCGAGGAGCCGTACCAGCAGGTCCAGGCGATGGTCCGCTTCCTGCGCGACGCCATGACCGGCGAGAAGGTCACGCGCGACTACGGCCGCTTCTCGGTCCGCAGCTTCCGCCTGGGCGTGGTGCCGCCCGAACCGGTCCCGATCCTCGTCGCCGCCCTGCGCGAGGGCATGCTCCGCCTGGCGGGCCGGGAGGGCGACGGCGCCATCCTCAACTGGCTGTCGCCTGCGGACGTCGCTCAGGTGACCCCTCACGTCGCCGAGGGCGCGGCCCGCTCCACGCGCGAGAGCGACACGGGCGAGCGCGAGATCGCCGCCCGCATCTTCGTCATCCCGAACCCCGACGCCGAGGTCGCCCGCGGCGCAGCGCGGCGCATGATCGCCGCCTACCTGAACGTGCCGGTCTACGCGAGCTTCCACGAGTGGCTCGGCCGAGGCGACGACCTGAAGCCGATGTGGGACCTCTGGTCGGCCGGGGACCGCAAGGCCGCCCTCGACGCCATCCCGGACCACGTCGTCGACGACCTCGTCGTGCACGGCGACCCGGCCGCGTGCCGCGAGACGATCGCGGCCTACGTCGAGAACGGCGTGACCACCCCCGTGCTGGCCGTGCTGCCGTTCGGCGTCGACATGCGTGAGAGCATCAGGGCGCTGTCCCCCTCGGCGGGTTCCTAG
- a CDS encoding ChbG/HpnK family deacetylase produces MTSLAERLGHPPDARLLIVTAHDLGSSHAANLGVYQALRDGIATSASLMVPAPWARAAAAEHRGEAVGVQLTLNAELDTYRWAPVTHAPSLVDGDGGFPRTPAELWEHADLDEVRRECRTQIERAIIWGFDISHLDSHLGALHMRPEFFDVYLDLAVEFGLPIRLPGTDLERTAGFPMRGLATEEGILYPDRLAVVPGAGVGSRRAIGQVLADLQPGVTEVYIHPAADTPELRALAPDWTHRVDDLHMATYDPDLRRQVAAAGATLISYRELRDVQRAG; encoded by the coding sequence GTGACCTCGCTCGCCGAACGGCTCGGCCACCCGCCCGACGCCCGCCTGCTCATCGTCACCGCCCACGACCTCGGTTCCAGCCACGCCGCGAACCTCGGCGTCTACCAGGCGCTGCGCGACGGCATCGCCACCAGCGCGTCGCTGATGGTGCCGGCCCCCTGGGCGCGCGCCGCCGCGGCCGAGCACCGCGGCGAGGCCGTCGGGGTGCAGCTCACGCTGAACGCCGAGCTGGACACCTACCGGTGGGCACCGGTCACCCACGCCCCGTCCCTGGTGGACGGCGACGGCGGGTTCCCACGCACGCCCGCCGAGCTGTGGGAGCACGCCGACCTCGACGAGGTGCGCCGGGAGTGCCGCACCCAGATCGAGCGGGCGATCATCTGGGGCTTCGACATCAGCCACCTCGACTCCCACCTCGGTGCGCTGCACATGCGCCCGGAGTTCTTCGACGTCTACCTCGACCTCGCCGTCGAGTTCGGCCTCCCGATCCGCCTCCCCGGCACCGACCTGGAGCGCACGGCTGGGTTCCCCATGCGGGGCCTGGCGACCGAGGAGGGCATCCTCTACCCCGACCGCCTCGCCGTCGTCCCGGGCGCCGGCGTGGGCAGCCGGCGGGCCATCGGCCAGGTCCTCGCCGACCTGCAGCCCGGCGTCACCGAGGTCTACATCCACCCCGCGGCAGACACGCCCGAGCTGCGGGCGCTGGCGCCGGACTGGACCCACCGGGTCGACGACCTGCACATGGCCACCTACGACCCCGACCTGCGTCGTCAGGTCGCGGCGGCCGGCGCCACGCTCATCTCCTACCGCGAGCTGCGGGACGTGCAGCGCGCCGGTTGA
- a CDS encoding NfeD family protein: MDNPDIWIWIWLGTALLLGAVEMLAAGTLFFLPFAAGALLASLAAALDVPVLAQWLIFLGTSGGSFFALRPIARRLDAVDPVQGIGARRLIGETAHVIEPVPDDGHDLGMARIGREEWRIESLDGRGIPAGTLVRVVEVRGTRAVVFPVEIAQSGTDPDTDPT, encoded by the coding sequence ATGGACAACCCGGACATCTGGATCTGGATCTGGCTGGGGACGGCCCTCCTCCTCGGTGCCGTCGAGATGCTCGCCGCGGGGACGCTGTTCTTCCTGCCCTTCGCCGCCGGGGCGCTGCTCGCCAGCCTCGCCGCCGCGCTCGACGTGCCGGTCCTCGCCCAGTGGCTGATCTTCCTCGGCACCTCCGGGGGCTCCTTCTTCGCCCTGCGGCCCATCGCCCGCCGACTCGACGCCGTCGACCCGGTGCAGGGCATCGGCGCCCGCCGGCTGATCGGCGAGACCGCGCACGTCATCGAACCGGTGCCCGACGACGGCCACGACCTCGGCATGGCCCGCATCGGGCGCGAGGAGTGGCGGATCGAGAGCCTCGACGGCCGGGGCATCCCCGCCGGCACGCTCGTCCGCGTCGTCGAGGTGCGTGGCACCCGTGCCGTCGTCTTCCCCGTCGAGATCGCCCAGAGCGGCACCGACCCCGACACCGACCCCACCTGA
- a CDS encoding fused MFS/spermidine synthase: protein MATPLIGRRAAVLLVFATSAAVLVLEILAGRLLAPYVGVSLETYTGIIGTILAAIAFGTAVGGRLADRLDPRRLLGPSLIAGGALAWLSLPALAALGPGAGEGPAAIVLLTTVAFFLPAAVLSAISPMVAKLRLDDVAHTGEVVGGLSAAGTAGALVGTFLTGFVLVAAWPTRPIVLAIGAALVLSGLLVWFRHASRMPRPGAAALTLAVVVGSGGLAAADTSPCRWETAYFCITIERDLTNPSGRVLWLDTLRHSYVDLDDPSHLEFRYIRLFDDVASATMPEGPLDALHLGGGGFTFPRHLDAARPGSTNLVLEIDDELVRIAEDHLDLEQGPGLRVVTGDARLALDDLDDDAVDLVVGDAFGGLSVPWHLTTREVVEAIDRVMRPDGVYVANVIDGGSARFARAQAATLAAELEHVAVILPPTASGGRPVNHVLVASDAPLDALLAPGAVPAEDGRVLTGGAAREWIGDAEVLTDDHAPVDQLLTRRP, encoded by the coding sequence GCATCATCGGGACGATCCTCGCCGCCATCGCCTTCGGCACGGCCGTCGGCGGCCGCCTCGCCGACCGGCTCGACCCCCGCCGGCTCCTCGGTCCGTCACTGATCGCCGGAGGCGCGCTCGCCTGGCTCTCCCTGCCCGCCCTCGCCGCGCTCGGGCCCGGCGCCGGGGAGGGGCCCGCCGCGATCGTGCTCCTCACGACCGTCGCCTTCTTCCTCCCCGCCGCCGTGCTGTCGGCCATCTCGCCGATGGTCGCGAAGCTGCGCCTCGATGACGTCGCGCACACCGGCGAGGTCGTGGGTGGGCTGTCGGCGGCGGGGACGGCGGGGGCGCTCGTCGGCACGTTCCTCACCGGCTTCGTCCTCGTCGCGGCCTGGCCGACCCGTCCCATCGTCCTCGCGATCGGCGCTGCGCTGGTGCTGTCCGGGCTGCTCGTCTGGTTCCGCCACGCCTCGCGCATGCCGCGCCCGGGCGCCGCGGCGCTGACCCTCGCCGTCGTCGTCGGCTCCGGCGGGTTGGCGGCCGCGGACACCAGCCCGTGCCGCTGGGAGACGGCGTACTTCTGCATCACGATCGAGCGCGACCTCACGAACCCCTCGGGGCGCGTGCTGTGGCTCGACACGCTCCGGCACAGCTACGTCGACCTCGACGACCCCTCCCACCTGGAGTTCCGCTACATCCGGCTCTTCGACGACGTCGCGTCGGCGACGATGCCCGAGGGCCCGCTCGACGCGCTGCACCTCGGCGGCGGCGGCTTCACCTTCCCCCGCCACCTCGACGCCGCCCGACCCGGCTCCACCAACCTCGTCCTCGAGATCGACGACGAGCTGGTGCGCATCGCCGAGGACCACCTCGACCTCGAGCAGGGACCGGGTCTGCGGGTCGTGACCGGCGACGCCCGCCTGGCGCTCGACGACCTCGACGACGACGCCGTCGACCTCGTCGTCGGGGACGCCTTCGGAGGGTTGTCGGTCCCGTGGCACCTGACGACCCGCGAGGTCGTCGAGGCGATCGATCGCGTCATGCGTCCCGACGGCGTCTACGTCGCGAACGTCATCGACGGCGGTAGCGCGCGCTTCGCCCGGGCCCAGGCCGCCACCCTCGCCGCCGAGCTCGAGCACGTCGCCGTGATCCTCCCTCCCACCGCGAGCGGCGGCCGCCCCGTCAACCACGTGCTGGTGGCGAGCGACGCCCCGCTCGACGCCCTCCTCGCGCCCGGCGCCGTGCCCGCCGAGGACGGCCGCGTGCTCACCGGTGGGGCGGCCCGGGAGTGGATCGGCGACGCGGAGGTCCTGACCGACGACCACGCCCCCGTCGACCAGCTGCTGACGCGTCGTCCATGA
- a CDS encoding nitroreductase family protein: MSFEFDLQQVDHLLTTTRAVRKRLDLTRPVPRELILECLEVAVQAPTGGNTQRWRWVVVDEPEKKAALADMYREGWGPYLESQKAVRVKQGLEADTRVSDSADYLADHFHEVPAMLIPCLLDRGDGPGYWGSVLPAAWSFMLAARSRGLGTALTTIHLMREREASELLGIPDTVSQAALIPVGYYTGDDFKPAKRRPAAEITYFNEWKQTLGS; encoded by the coding sequence ATGAGCTTCGAGTTCGACCTGCAGCAGGTCGACCACCTGCTGACCACCACGCGCGCCGTGCGCAAGCGGCTCGACCTCACCCGGCCGGTGCCCCGGGAGCTGATCCTCGAATGCCTCGAGGTCGCCGTCCAGGCGCCCACCGGCGGCAACACCCAGCGCTGGCGGTGGGTCGTCGTCGACGAGCCGGAGAAGAAGGCCGCGCTCGCCGACATGTACCGGGAGGGCTGGGGCCCCTACCTCGAGTCGCAGAAGGCCGTGCGGGTCAAGCAGGGCCTCGAGGCCGACACCCGCGTGTCGGACTCGGCGGACTACCTCGCCGACCACTTCCACGAGGTCCCGGCCATGCTGATCCCCTGCCTCCTCGACCGAGGCGACGGCCCCGGCTACTGGGGGTCGGTGCTGCCCGCGGCCTGGAGCTTCATGCTCGCGGCCCGCAGCCGCGGCCTCGGCACGGCGCTGACCACGATCCACCTCATGCGCGAGCGCGAGGCCTCCGAGCTGCTCGGCATCCCCGACACCGTGAGCCAGGCCGCGCTCATCCCGGTCGGGTACTACACCGGCGACGACTTCAAGCCGGCGAAGCGGCGCCCGGCGGCGGAGATCACGTACTTCAACGAGTGGAAGCAGACGCTCGGCTCGTGA